The Skermanella pratensis genome has a window encoding:
- a CDS encoding branched-chain amino acid ABC transporter permease, whose protein sequence is MMELLGVPPQVLFGQLLLGLINGSFYALLSLGLAVIFGMLNVINFAHGAQYMLGAFAAWMLLKFAGINYWAALVLAPVLVGLIGVVLEKLMLSRLYKLDHLYGLLLTFGLALIIEGMFRHWYGVSGQPYPIPQALAGGYNLGFMFLPTYRGWVVAVSVVVCFGTWFMIERTRLGAYLRAATENPVLVQAFGINVPVMITATYGFGVALAGLAGVLAAPIYQVNPLMGSHLIIVVFAVVVIGGMGSILGAVLTGFMLGILEGFTKVFYPEASNIVIFVVMAVVLLIKPAGLFGREK, encoded by the coding sequence ATGATGGAGCTGCTGGGGGTTCCGCCCCAGGTCCTGTTCGGTCAGCTCCTGCTGGGGCTGATCAACGGGTCCTTCTATGCCCTGCTGAGCCTCGGGCTGGCCGTCATCTTCGGCATGCTCAACGTCATCAACTTCGCGCACGGCGCCCAGTACATGCTGGGCGCCTTCGCGGCGTGGATGCTGCTGAAGTTCGCCGGGATCAACTACTGGGCCGCCCTGGTGCTGGCTCCGGTGCTGGTCGGCCTGATCGGCGTCGTGCTCGAGAAGCTGATGCTCAGCCGGCTGTACAAGCTCGACCACCTCTACGGCCTGCTGCTCACCTTCGGCCTGGCCCTGATCATCGAGGGGATGTTCCGCCACTGGTACGGCGTGTCCGGCCAGCCCTACCCGATCCCCCAGGCGCTCGCCGGCGGCTACAACCTGGGCTTCATGTTCCTGCCCACGTACCGCGGCTGGGTCGTCGCCGTCTCCGTGGTGGTCTGCTTCGGCACCTGGTTCATGATCGAGCGCACCAGGCTGGGAGCCTACCTGCGCGCCGCCACCGAGAACCCGGTGCTGGTCCAGGCCTTCGGCATCAACGTCCCGGTCATGATCACCGCGACCTACGGCTTCGGCGTGGCGCTCGCCGGCCTGGCCGGCGTGCTCGCGGCGCCGATCTACCAGGTCAACCCGCTGATGGGCTCGCACCTGATCATCGTCGTCTTCGCGGTCGTCGTGATCGGCGGCATGGGCTCGATCCTGGGCGCCGTGCTGACCGGCTTCATGCTGGGCATCCTGGAGGGCTTCACCAAGGTGTTCTACCCCGAGGCTTCCAACATCGTGATCTTCGTCGTGATGGCCGTGGTGCTGCTGATCAAGCCGGCCGGTCTGTTCGGACGGGAGAAGTAA
- a CDS encoding ABC transporter ATP-binding protein, whose product MQGENILETRNLTKEFKGFIAVKDVNLQVRRGSIHALIGPNGAGKTTVFNLLTKFLIPSGGQILFNGADITRVKPADIARRGLVRSFQISAVFPHLTCLENVRVALQKRLRGDNFDFWRSEKVLEALDGQAGELLESVNLAAYRDIPAVELPYGRKRALEIATTLALEPELMLLDEPMAGMGHEDIDHTAALIRKVSANRTILMVEHNLSVVSDLSDTITVLRRGEILAEGPYATVSKDPQVMEAYMGTGHA is encoded by the coding sequence ACGTCAACCTCCAGGTCCGCCGCGGCAGCATCCACGCCCTGATCGGCCCCAACGGCGCGGGCAAGACCACGGTCTTCAACCTGCTGACCAAGTTCCTGATCCCGAGCGGCGGCCAGATCCTGTTCAACGGCGCCGACATCACGCGGGTCAAGCCGGCCGACATCGCCCGGCGCGGCCTCGTACGCTCGTTCCAGATCAGCGCCGTCTTCCCGCACCTGACCTGCCTGGAGAACGTACGGGTGGCGCTGCAGAAGCGCCTGCGCGGCGACAACTTCGACTTCTGGCGCTCGGAGAAGGTGCTGGAGGCGCTGGACGGCCAAGCCGGGGAACTGCTCGAGTCGGTCAACCTGGCGGCCTACCGCGACATTCCCGCGGTCGAGCTGCCCTACGGCCGCAAGCGCGCGCTGGAGATCGCCACCACGCTGGCGCTGGAGCCGGAGCTGATGCTGCTGGACGAGCCGATGGCCGGCATGGGCCACGAGGACATCGACCACACCGCGGCGCTGATCCGCAAGGTCTCGGCCAACCGCACCATCCTGATGGTCGAGCACAACCTCTCCGTCGTGTCCGACCTGTCGGACACGATCACGGTGCTGCGCCGGGGCGAGATCCTGGCCGAGGGGCCTTACGCGACGGTGTCCAAGGACCCGCAGGTGATGGAAGCGTACATGGGGACGGGACATGCCTGA
- a CDS encoding ABC transporter ATP-binding protein: protein MPDGAATTTGMLEIRDLHAFYGESHILHGVSLDVRRGEVVTLLGRNGAGKTTTMRSIMGIVGRRTGSIRLNGTELTGLASNRIARLGIGYVPEERGIFSSLNVEENLMLPPTIKPGGMDVEAIYRLFPNLKERRKSQGTRLSGGEQQMLAIGRILRTGADLILLDEPTEGLAPVIIQQIGRVVRELKQSGFTILLVEQNFRFAATIADRHYVMEEGHIVDMIPNDQLEANMHKLHEYLGV from the coding sequence ATGCCTGACGGGGCCGCGACGACGACAGGGATGCTGGAGATCCGGGATCTTCACGCCTTCTACGGCGAGAGCCACATCCTGCACGGCGTCAGCCTGGACGTCCGGCGGGGCGAGGTGGTGACCCTGCTGGGACGCAACGGCGCCGGCAAGACCACGACGATGCGCTCGATCATGGGCATCGTGGGCCGGCGCACCGGCTCGATCCGGCTGAACGGGACGGAGCTGACGGGGCTGGCGTCGAACCGGATCGCCCGGCTGGGGATCGGCTACGTGCCGGAGGAGCGGGGCATCTTCTCCAGCCTGAACGTGGAGGAGAACCTGATGCTGCCGCCCACGATCAAGCCGGGCGGCATGGACGTGGAGGCGATCTACCGCCTGTTCCCGAACCTGAAGGAGCGGCGGAAGAGCCAGGGGACGCGGCTGTCGGGGGGCGAGCAGCAGATGCTGGCGATCGGGCGGATCCTGCGCACCGGGGCCGACCTGATCCTGCTGGACGAACCGACCGAGGGGCTGGCGCCGGTGATCATCCAGCAGATCGGCCGGGTGGTGCGGGAGCTGAAGCAGAGCGGCTTCACCATCCTGCTGGTCGAGCAGAACTTCCGCTTCGCCGCCACCATCGCGGATCGCCACTACGTGATGGAGGAGGGGCACATCGTCGACATGATCCCGAACGACCAGCTCGAAGCCAACATGCACAAGCTGCACGAATATCTCGGCGTCTGA
- a CDS encoding ABC transporter substrate-binding protein, which produces MLKKLLAGTATLALAVGAVTGAANAQISGDTVKIGVLTDKSSLYADVSGEGSVVAAQLAVEEFGGKAAGKPVQVISADHQNKADISSNIARQWFDTEGVDAIADLVTSSTALAVQEVARDKGKVTLISGAATSRLTGDACSPTGFHWAYDTYALAVGTGRAMVQEGGKTWFFLTADYAFGHSLEADVTREVKALGGEVKGSVRHPLNNSDFSSFLLQAQGSGAQVIGLANAGTDTTNSIKQAAEFGITSSGQSLAGLLLFISDVDSLGLQIAQGLSLTTGFYWDMDDETRAWSAKYEQKTGKKPTMVQAGVYSSVLHYLRAVDAAGTDDGLKVANKMKELPVKDMFAKNGKILANGRMAHDMYLARVKQPSQSKGRWDYYDILRTIPADEAYQKAELSGCPFTKK; this is translated from the coding sequence ATGCTCAAGAAACTTCTCGCCGGCACCGCGACGCTCGCTCTGGCGGTCGGCGCCGTCACCGGAGCCGCCAATGCCCAGATCTCCGGCGACACGGTCAAGATCGGCGTCCTGACCGACAAGTCGAGCCTCTATGCCGATGTTTCGGGTGAGGGCTCCGTCGTCGCGGCCCAGTTGGCGGTGGAGGAGTTCGGCGGCAAGGCGGCCGGCAAGCCCGTCCAGGTCATCTCGGCGGATCACCAGAACAAGGCCGACATTTCGTCGAACATCGCCCGGCAGTGGTTCGATACCGAAGGCGTCGACGCCATCGCCGACCTGGTAACCTCCTCGACCGCGCTCGCCGTGCAGGAAGTCGCCCGGGACAAAGGCAAGGTGACCCTGATCTCCGGCGCCGCGACCTCGCGCCTGACCGGCGACGCCTGCTCGCCGACCGGCTTCCACTGGGCCTACGACACCTATGCGCTCGCGGTCGGCACCGGGCGCGCGATGGTCCAGGAAGGCGGCAAGACCTGGTTCTTCCTGACCGCCGACTATGCATTCGGCCACTCGCTGGAAGCCGACGTCACCCGGGAGGTCAAGGCACTGGGCGGCGAGGTCAAGGGCAGCGTCCGTCACCCGCTGAACAACTCTGATTTCTCGTCCTTCCTGCTCCAGGCCCAGGGATCGGGCGCCCAGGTGATCGGCCTCGCCAATGCCGGCACCGACACCACCAACTCGATCAAGCAGGCGGCGGAGTTCGGCATCACCAGCTCGGGGCAGTCGCTCGCCGGGCTGCTGCTGTTCATCTCCGACGTGGACTCCCTTGGGCTCCAGATCGCCCAGGGCCTGTCGCTGACCACCGGCTTCTACTGGGACATGGACGACGAGACCCGCGCCTGGTCTGCCAAGTACGAGCAGAAGACCGGCAAGAAGCCGACCATGGTCCAGGCCGGCGTCTATTCGTCGGTCCTGCACTATCTGCGCGCCGTCGACGCCGCCGGCACCGACGACGGTCTGAAGGTCGCGAACAAGATGAAGGAACTGCCGGTCAAGGACATGTTCGCCAAGAACGGCAAGATTCTGGCCAACGGCCGCATGGCCCACGACATGTATCTGGCGCGCGTGAAACAGCCGTCGCAGTCCAAGGGACGCTGGGACTATTACGACATCCTGCGCACGATCCCCGCCGACGAGGCGTACCAGAAGGCGGAGCTGAGCGGTTGCCCCTTCACCAAAAAGTGA